A genomic window from Scomber scombrus chromosome 18, fScoSco1.1, whole genome shotgun sequence includes:
- the LOC133999124 gene encoding trinucleotide repeat-containing gene 6C protein-like isoform X2 — protein sequence MEDKKKKKQDEKKKKEAAQKKATEQITKELPPQSGQGAQYDNPLWGHLPANRSATSAATSTNISVWDQLIIDKKNTEAWPSNTLSQSQALPGGCPLDTDPGHLTSSSSSTSSSSCSTASMATGANSQSGHFPANHLGSKVNSGPSPANHTGTSMHSSQVAANRSWGSGPGPSHCPPQSSVGSEGKSDSPVGGGSRGWGCSSSSSTTNFNLNLNPNANPSAWPMLGHDGGTGGGSSGGANTISPPQPTPNLCNPSGPPPAQTSTCTGANTNSNSSGIGSAWGSIMASDTSEPHPSPSTNVSFSSEPQNLKTDGPNHTNKQEPPSPIHNLPGWGGAPVGLGSMGQHPPGAPQVNGEDGSSVWGNSGESKAPSSKDASGWDSGWGHGGGGSGNSGGWGKQHTEEAQGGWDGPTSPPPDSQASPWSRAVSTTGASEGSSDSMEGNPQCRDRSSRDNPAPPLPAQDLDPRVLCNTGWGQTPVRQHTSWDMDDTKRKNDPGTESWGSGPTSSSDAQGPTNTNMGPSQRTDSGSKNDVPASQGASRWGGNIAATNQTSSGWGEPPNNIKPPGGPGGWGNPPKGVPTTSIAKNSGQSWGEEKSKGWDDSHIKATSQGWGEQPKASHSWGNSGGSNNAGDWREPEENKKSPTNPGWEGESGGWKENQRSWGIPAAGPGISGAGGNGAWGEPVCQHPSGPSQGWGGKPQDGPSGSSGGIGSWSGSGPVKQSGGWSGSKQETLADPTGWEEPSPTSIRRKMEIDDGTSAWGDPGTYSKAVNLWDRNNPGMSQAKATTGGNNPPGPSNNHPHSHNHPYHGPPAPSQNHTQNTPNQGPTSGPMEPVVQHQSGPPHNRVPLITQGWGEPPSSHTKSESTWGESAPSAVSVSVDNGTSAWGKPTGSCGGWGDSNPDSYGRGNPTMPSASCKPAPKPMQDGWGGGGGGEELNLSGGQWDAEEGDMWNNTASQESNSSCNSWGNASKKGPQKGKVPGKQEDTWIMNRLIKQLTDMGFPRDPAEEALKSNNMNLDQAMSALLEKKTELDKRGMGMAGHDYNNGLINKPMSCPRPPLLSKDPSADPRLPFMDKMQSGMFGGGGAAQARAMQQPPPQPIVPPLSSSQPNTRAQVPQFLSPQVQAQLLQFAAKNIGLNPALLTSPINPQHMTLLNQLYHLQLAYQRLQIQQQMLQAQRNVSGPIRQQEQQVARAINNMQQQIQQNQRQLAQALLMKQQQPPPSHSGLHPGGVKSSLDSFPGHPQAPGLPDLQTKEPQSSNTYSPYSLSGLNPNMNVNCMDVGSLSMKDHPQPQSRLSQWTHPNSIESLSGTSSPLEPNLNKHGANLGPPGKPPQLEDSYSPYNLMSSSESSTSPLVPPDSWGQGKSSSDKMTNGTNINWPPEFCPGVPWKGLQNIDPETDPNMTPGSVPSGPTINTNIQDVNRYLLRDRSGGKLSEMKSTWSPGPISHNQASLSHELWKVPQGPRSSNTAPSRPPPGLTNTKPSSTWGGNSLGLAQGWSSSYTTAGTTWSTDSSTRTSSWLVLRNLTPQIDGSTLRTLCMQHGPLITFHLNLIQGSAVVRYSSKDEAAKAQKSLHMCVLGNTTILAEFAGEEEVNRFFAQGQSLGGTTSWQAAPGTNQTRMGGTGSGASHPIGHSPHWNNNNSSSSSSGLGAGGTKTGGELLWGGVQQYSSLWGPPSGEEGRVMGSPTQINTLLPGDLLSGESM from the exons AACTGCCCCCACAGAGTGGCCAGGGAGCCCAGTATGATAATCCCCTTTGGGGACACCTGCCAGCCAACAGGAGTGCCACAAGTGCTGCAACTTCCACCAATATCAGTGTCTGGGATCAACTGATAATTGACAAGAAGAACACAGAGGCTTGGCCTTCTAATACTCTTAGCCAGAGCCAGGCCCTTCCAGGAGGATGCCCTTTGGACACTGACCCAGGTCATttgaccagcagcagcagcagtactagtagtagtagttgtagtacaGCAAGTATGGCCACAGGGGCCAATAGCCAGTCAGGCCACTTTCCTGCCAACCATTTGGGCAGCAAGGTCAACAGTGGGCCCAGCCCTGCCAATCATACTGGAACCAGTATGCACTCTAGCCAGGTTGCAGCCAATCGCAGCTGGGGCTCTGGGCCTGGGCCCTCCCACTGCCCCCCTCAGTCCTCAGTGGGGAGTGAAGGGAAGAGTGACAGCCCGGTGGGAGGAGGCAGCAGAGGGTGGGGCTGTTCTTCATCATCCTCCACCACCAACtttaacttgaacttgaacCCTAACGCCAACCCATCTGCCTGGCCCATGTTGGGGCATGATGGTGGCACAGGGGGAGGCAGCTCAGGTGGAGCCAACACCATTTCACCTCCTCAACCTACACCCAACCTCTGTAACCCCTCTGGCCCCCCACCAGCCCAGACCAGCACCTGTACCGGAGCCAACACTAACAGCAACTCCTCGGGGATTGGCAGCGCCTGGGGTAGCATAATGGCATCTGATACATCAGAGCCACACCCCTCCCCGTCCACGAATGTGTCTTTCAGTTCAGAACCTCAGAACCTTAAAACTGATGGACCAAATCACACTAATAAGCAGGAACCCCCCAGCCCCATCCACAACTTGCCTGGCTGGGGTGGTGCACCTGTAGGCTTGGGTTCCATGGGCCAGCACCCACCAGGGGCCccacaagtcaatggagaagaTGGTAGCTCAGTATGGGGTAATAGTGGTGAATCAAAGGCACCTTCATCTAAGGATGCATCTGGCTGGGACTCTGGCTGGGGCCATGGTGGAGGTGGATCAGGAAACTCTGGAGGCTGGGGAAAGCAGCACACTGAAGAGGCCCAGGGAGGCTGGGATGGCCCCACCTCTCCTCCACCGGATTCACAGGCTAGTCCTTGGAGCAGAGCTGTGAGCACAACTGGTGCCAGTGAGGGGAGCAGTGATAGCATGGAAGGAAACCCCCAGTGCAGAGACCGCTCATCCAGAGATAATCCAGCTCCTCCTCTGCCTGCCCAAGATCTGGACCCCAGGGTGCTGTGTAACACTGGCTGGGGACAGACCCCTGTTCGCCAGCACACCTCCTGGGACATGGACGATACTAAACGCAAGAATGATCCAGGCACTGAATCATGGGGCTCTGGCCCAACCAGTTCAAGCGATGCCCAGGGGCCCACCAACACTAACATGGGCCCCTCTCAGAGGACTGATTCTGGAAGCAAAAATGATGTCCCTGCTTCTCAGGGAGCTTCACGTTGGGGAGGAAACATAGCTGCTACCAACCAGACCAGCTCTGGTTGGGGAGAGCCACCCAACAACATTAAGCCCCCAGGTGGCCCTGGTGGCTGGGGAAATCCACCAAAAGGAGTCCCTACCACCAGTATAGCCAAGAATAGTGGTCAGTCATGGGGAGAGGAGAAGTCGAAAGGGTGGGATGATTCTCACATCAAGGCCACATCCCAGGGCTGGGGAGAGCAACCCAAAGCATCCCACAGTTGGGGCAATAGTGGAGGGAGCAATAATGCAGGGGACTGGAGAGAACCAGAAGAGAACAAAAAGAGTCCCACCAACCCTGGCTGGGAGGGAGAATCGGGAGGCTGGAAGGAAAACCAACGAAGCTGGGGAATACCTGCTGCAGGACCTGGAATATCTGGAGCTGGAGGAAATGGGGCCTGGGGAGAGCCAGTTTGCCAGCATCCCAGTGGCCCTTCCCAAGGTTGGGGGGGCAAGCCTCAGGATGGACCCAGTGGTAGCAGTGGAGGTATAGGCTCTTGGAGTGGCTCAGGCCCAGTCAAGCAGAGTGGAGGCTGGAGTGGCAGTAAGCAGGAGACCTTAGCTGATCCTACAGGCTGGGAAGAGCCCTCCCCAACTTCAATCCGACGTAAAATGGAGATAGATGATGGGACCTCAGCTTGGGGCGACCCTGGTACCTACAGCAAGGCAGTCAACCTGTGGGACAGGAACAATCCAGGAATGTCCCAGGCTAAAGCTACCACTGGAGGCAATAACCCCCCAGGCCCCAGCAACAACCATCCCCACTCTCACAATCACCCCTATCATGGGCCACCTGCACCTTCACAAAATCACACCCAAAATACCCCAAACCAAGGCCCTACCAGTGGGCCTATGGAACCTGTTGTGCAACACCAGTCTGGGCCACCCCACAACAGAGTTCCCCTTATAACTCAAG GTTGGGGAGAGCCACCCAGCTCCCACACAAAATCAGAGAGCACATGGGGGGAGTCCGCACCTTCAGCTGTGTCAGTCAGCGTGGACAATGGTACGTCTGCCTGGGGAAAACCTACTGGGAGCTGTGGGGGCTGGGGAGACAGCAACCCAGACAGCTATGGTAGGGGCAACCCAACTATGCCATCTGCATCTTGCAAACCTG CCCCCAAACCTATGCAAGATGGatggggaggtggaggtggaggtgaagaGCTAAACCTGTCGGGGGGTCAGTGGGATGCTGAGGAGGGAGACATGTGGAACAACACTGCCTCCCAGGAGAGCAACTCCTCCTGTAACTCTTGGGGCAATGCATCCAAAAAGGGCCCACAGAAG GGGAAGGTACCAGGGAAGCAGGAAGATACATGGATCATGAATCGTCTTATCAAACAGCTGACAGACATGGGCTTCCCT AGGGATCCAGCAGAAGAGGCTCTGAAGAGCAACAACATGAACCTGGACCAGGCTATGAGTGCCCTGCtggagaagaagacagagctGGACAAGCGGGGGATGGGGATGGCCGGCCATGACTACAACAACGGGCTCATCAACAAGCCCATGAGTTGCCCACGGCCTCCGCTTCTTTCCAAAGACCCTTCAGCAGACCCCCGATTGCCCTTCATGGATAAG ATGCAGAGTGGAATgtttggtggtggtggagcAGCACAAGCCCGGGCCATGCAGCAGCCGCCTCCTCAGCCGATTGTGCCACCTCTCAGCTCCTCTCAGCCTAATACACGTGCTCAAGTGCCTCAGTTTCTCTCCCCTCAG GTTCAAGCACAGCTCTTACAGTTTGCAGCAAAAAACATTGGTCTGAATCCTGCACTTTTAACCTCACCAATAAACCCTCAACATATGACCCTTCTGAATCAACTTTACCACCTGCAACTG GCATACCAGCGTTTACAAATTCAACAGCAGATGTTGCAGGCGCAGCGCAATGTTTCTGGCCCCATTCGACAACAAGAGCAGCAA GTTGCACGTGCAATCAATAACATGCAGCAGCAGATCCAACAGAACCAGCGTCAGCTGGCCCAGGCCCTGCTAATGAAGCAAcagcaaccccccccctcccattcTGGCCTGCATCCTGGTGGGGTCAAATCCTCTCTGGATTCATTTCCAGGTCACCCTCAGGCTCCAGGCCTCCCTGACCTGCAGACCAAAGAGCCGCAGTCATCTAACACCTACAGCCCCTACTCTCTCT CTGGACTGAATCcaaacatgaatgtaaactgCATGGATGTGGGAAGTCTGTCTATGAAGGACCACCCTCAGCCCCAATCGCGCCTGTCGCAGTGGACACACCCCAACTCCATCGAAAGCCTCTCTGGAACCTCTTCTCCTCTGGAGCCCAACCTGAACAAGCATG GTGCCAACCTGGGCCCTCCTGGTAAACCTCCTCAGCTGGAGGACTCTTACAGCCCCTACAACCTGATGTCCAGCTCAGAGTCTTCTACCAGCCCCCTGGTCCCCCCAGACAGCTGGGGGCAGGGAAAGAGCAGCAGTGACAAGATGACCAATGGGACCAATATCAACTGGCCACCAG AGTTCTGCCCTGGTGTACCATGGAAGGGCCTCCAGAATATCGACCCAGAGACTGACCCCAACATGACCCCTGGAAGTGTCCCGAGTGGGCCCACCATCAACACCAACATCCAAGATGTCAACCGCTACCTGCTGCGAGACAGAAGTGGAG GTAAACTGTCAGAGATGAAATCTACTTGGTCTCCGGGCCCCATTTCTCACAACCAGGCTTCTCTGTCCCACGAGCTGTGGAAGGTCCCACAAGGTCCCCGGAGCAGCAACACGGCCCCTTCCCGCCCCCCGCCTGGCCTCACAAACACCAAGCCTTCTTCAACCTGGGGGGGAAACTCTCTGGGTCTGGCCCAAGGCTGGAGCAGCTCTTACACCACAG CAGGTACCACATGGAGTACAGACAGCTCCACCAGGACCAGTAGTTGGCTGGTTCTGAGGAATCTTACTCCACAG ATTGATGGCTCAACGCTGCGTACGTTGTGCATGCAGCACGGCCCCCTTATCACATTTCACCTCAACCTGATACAGGGCAGTGCTGTGGTGCGCTACAGCTCCAAGGATGAAGCTGCCAAGGCTCAGAAGTCCCTTCACAT GTGCGTCCTTGGGAACACCACCATTCTGGCAGAGTTTGCCGGAGAGGAGGAAGTGAATCGCTTCTTTGCACAGGGCCAGTCGCTTGGCGGAACAACCAGCTGGCAGGCCGCTCCAGGCACCAATCAGACAAGGATGGGTGGGACCGGGTCTGGAGCCTCTCACCCAATTGGTCACTCACCCCActggaacaacaacaacagcagcagcagtagcagtggGCTGGGAGCAGGCGGAACAAAGACAGGCGGAGAGCTGCTGTGGGGTGGTGTGCAGCAGTATTCCAGCCTGTGGGGACCCCCGAGTGGAGAGGAGGGACGGGTCATGGGGAGTCCCACCCAAATCAATACGCTGCTGCCTGGGGACCTGCTGAGTGGGGAGTCCATGTAG
- the LOC133999124 gene encoding trinucleotide repeat-containing gene 6C protein-like isoform X1, translating to MEDKKKKKQDEKKKKEAAQKKATEQITKVPDSAKLDPAPPHPPINPSVVLSVPQNSGNGKRAPCGGQPQTAQQPQTLLQQRYPPREVPPRFRQQEHKQLLKRGQPLPSGTLPLITTGRPATTEPAAAVAIHSSPSCSSSSTASLPTELPPQSGQGAQYDNPLWGHLPANRSATSAATSTNISVWDQLIIDKKNTEAWPSNTLSQSQALPGGCPLDTDPGHLTSSSSSTSSSSCSTASMATGANSQSGHFPANHLGSKVNSGPSPANHTGTSMHSSQVAANRSWGSGPGPSHCPPQSSVGSEGKSDSPVGGGSRGWGCSSSSSTTNFNLNLNPNANPSAWPMLGHDGGTGGGSSGGANTISPPQPTPNLCNPSGPPPAQTSTCTGANTNSNSSGIGSAWGSIMASDTSEPHPSPSTNVSFSSEPQNLKTDGPNHTNKQEPPSPIHNLPGWGGAPVGLGSMGQHPPGAPQVNGEDGSSVWGNSGESKAPSSKDASGWDSGWGHGGGGSGNSGGWGKQHTEEAQGGWDGPTSPPPDSQASPWSRAVSTTGASEGSSDSMEGNPQCRDRSSRDNPAPPLPAQDLDPRVLCNTGWGQTPVRQHTSWDMDDTKRKNDPGTESWGSGPTSSSDAQGPTNTNMGPSQRTDSGSKNDVPASQGASRWGGNIAATNQTSSGWGEPPNNIKPPGGPGGWGNPPKGVPTTSIAKNSGQSWGEEKSKGWDDSHIKATSQGWGEQPKASHSWGNSGGSNNAGDWREPEENKKSPTNPGWEGESGGWKENQRSWGIPAAGPGISGAGGNGAWGEPVCQHPSGPSQGWGGKPQDGPSGSSGGIGSWSGSGPVKQSGGWSGSKQETLADPTGWEEPSPTSIRRKMEIDDGTSAWGDPGTYSKAVNLWDRNNPGMSQAKATTGGNNPPGPSNNHPHSHNHPYHGPPAPSQNHTQNTPNQGPTSGPMEPVVQHQSGPPHNRVPLITQGWGEPPSSHTKSESTWGESAPSAVSVSVDNGTSAWGKPTGSCGGWGDSNPDSYGRGNPTMPSASCKPAPKPMQDGWGGGGGGEELNLSGGQWDAEEGDMWNNTASQESNSSCNSWGNASKKGPQKGKVPGKQEDTWIMNRLIKQLTDMGFPRDPAEEALKSNNMNLDQAMSALLEKKTELDKRGMGMAGHDYNNGLINKPMSCPRPPLLSKDPSADPRLPFMDKMQSGMFGGGGAAQARAMQQPPPQPIVPPLSSSQPNTRAQVPQFLSPQVQAQLLQFAAKNIGLNPALLTSPINPQHMTLLNQLYHLQLAYQRLQIQQQMLQAQRNVSGPIRQQEQQVARAINNMQQQIQQNQRQLAQALLMKQQQPPPSHSGLHPGGVKSSLDSFPGHPQAPGLPDLQTKEPQSSNTYSPYSLSGLNPNMNVNCMDVGSLSMKDHPQPQSRLSQWTHPNSIESLSGTSSPLEPNLNKHGANLGPPGKPPQLEDSYSPYNLMSSSESSTSPLVPPDSWGQGKSSSDKMTNGTNINWPPEFCPGVPWKGLQNIDPETDPNMTPGSVPSGPTINTNIQDVNRYLLRDRSGGKLSEMKSTWSPGPISHNQASLSHELWKVPQGPRSSNTAPSRPPPGLTNTKPSSTWGGNSLGLAQGWSSSYTTAGTTWSTDSSTRTSSWLVLRNLTPQIDGSTLRTLCMQHGPLITFHLNLIQGSAVVRYSSKDEAAKAQKSLHMCVLGNTTILAEFAGEEEVNRFFAQGQSLGGTTSWQAAPGTNQTRMGGTGSGASHPIGHSPHWNNNNSSSSSSGLGAGGTKTGGELLWGGVQQYSSLWGPPSGEEGRVMGSPTQINTLLPGDLLSGESM from the exons AACTGCCCCCACAGAGTGGCCAGGGAGCCCAGTATGATAATCCCCTTTGGGGACACCTGCCAGCCAACAGGAGTGCCACAAGTGCTGCAACTTCCACCAATATCAGTGTCTGGGATCAACTGATAATTGACAAGAAGAACACAGAGGCTTGGCCTTCTAATACTCTTAGCCAGAGCCAGGCCCTTCCAGGAGGATGCCCTTTGGACACTGACCCAGGTCATttgaccagcagcagcagcagtactagtagtagtagttgtagtacaGCAAGTATGGCCACAGGGGCCAATAGCCAGTCAGGCCACTTTCCTGCCAACCATTTGGGCAGCAAGGTCAACAGTGGGCCCAGCCCTGCCAATCATACTGGAACCAGTATGCACTCTAGCCAGGTTGCAGCCAATCGCAGCTGGGGCTCTGGGCCTGGGCCCTCCCACTGCCCCCCTCAGTCCTCAGTGGGGAGTGAAGGGAAGAGTGACAGCCCGGTGGGAGGAGGCAGCAGAGGGTGGGGCTGTTCTTCATCATCCTCCACCACCAACtttaacttgaacttgaacCCTAACGCCAACCCATCTGCCTGGCCCATGTTGGGGCATGATGGTGGCACAGGGGGAGGCAGCTCAGGTGGAGCCAACACCATTTCACCTCCTCAACCTACACCCAACCTCTGTAACCCCTCTGGCCCCCCACCAGCCCAGACCAGCACCTGTACCGGAGCCAACACTAACAGCAACTCCTCGGGGATTGGCAGCGCCTGGGGTAGCATAATGGCATCTGATACATCAGAGCCACACCCCTCCCCGTCCACGAATGTGTCTTTCAGTTCAGAACCTCAGAACCTTAAAACTGATGGACCAAATCACACTAATAAGCAGGAACCCCCCAGCCCCATCCACAACTTGCCTGGCTGGGGTGGTGCACCTGTAGGCTTGGGTTCCATGGGCCAGCACCCACCAGGGGCCccacaagtcaatggagaagaTGGTAGCTCAGTATGGGGTAATAGTGGTGAATCAAAGGCACCTTCATCTAAGGATGCATCTGGCTGGGACTCTGGCTGGGGCCATGGTGGAGGTGGATCAGGAAACTCTGGAGGCTGGGGAAAGCAGCACACTGAAGAGGCCCAGGGAGGCTGGGATGGCCCCACCTCTCCTCCACCGGATTCACAGGCTAGTCCTTGGAGCAGAGCTGTGAGCACAACTGGTGCCAGTGAGGGGAGCAGTGATAGCATGGAAGGAAACCCCCAGTGCAGAGACCGCTCATCCAGAGATAATCCAGCTCCTCCTCTGCCTGCCCAAGATCTGGACCCCAGGGTGCTGTGTAACACTGGCTGGGGACAGACCCCTGTTCGCCAGCACACCTCCTGGGACATGGACGATACTAAACGCAAGAATGATCCAGGCACTGAATCATGGGGCTCTGGCCCAACCAGTTCAAGCGATGCCCAGGGGCCCACCAACACTAACATGGGCCCCTCTCAGAGGACTGATTCTGGAAGCAAAAATGATGTCCCTGCTTCTCAGGGAGCTTCACGTTGGGGAGGAAACATAGCTGCTACCAACCAGACCAGCTCTGGTTGGGGAGAGCCACCCAACAACATTAAGCCCCCAGGTGGCCCTGGTGGCTGGGGAAATCCACCAAAAGGAGTCCCTACCACCAGTATAGCCAAGAATAGTGGTCAGTCATGGGGAGAGGAGAAGTCGAAAGGGTGGGATGATTCTCACATCAAGGCCACATCCCAGGGCTGGGGAGAGCAACCCAAAGCATCCCACAGTTGGGGCAATAGTGGAGGGAGCAATAATGCAGGGGACTGGAGAGAACCAGAAGAGAACAAAAAGAGTCCCACCAACCCTGGCTGGGAGGGAGAATCGGGAGGCTGGAAGGAAAACCAACGAAGCTGGGGAATACCTGCTGCAGGACCTGGAATATCTGGAGCTGGAGGAAATGGGGCCTGGGGAGAGCCAGTTTGCCAGCATCCCAGTGGCCCTTCCCAAGGTTGGGGGGGCAAGCCTCAGGATGGACCCAGTGGTAGCAGTGGAGGTATAGGCTCTTGGAGTGGCTCAGGCCCAGTCAAGCAGAGTGGAGGCTGGAGTGGCAGTAAGCAGGAGACCTTAGCTGATCCTACAGGCTGGGAAGAGCCCTCCCCAACTTCAATCCGACGTAAAATGGAGATAGATGATGGGACCTCAGCTTGGGGCGACCCTGGTACCTACAGCAAGGCAGTCAACCTGTGGGACAGGAACAATCCAGGAATGTCCCAGGCTAAAGCTACCACTGGAGGCAATAACCCCCCAGGCCCCAGCAACAACCATCCCCACTCTCACAATCACCCCTATCATGGGCCACCTGCACCTTCACAAAATCACACCCAAAATACCCCAAACCAAGGCCCTACCAGTGGGCCTATGGAACCTGTTGTGCAACACCAGTCTGGGCCACCCCACAACAGAGTTCCCCTTATAACTCAAG GTTGGGGAGAGCCACCCAGCTCCCACACAAAATCAGAGAGCACATGGGGGGAGTCCGCACCTTCAGCTGTGTCAGTCAGCGTGGACAATGGTACGTCTGCCTGGGGAAAACCTACTGGGAGCTGTGGGGGCTGGGGAGACAGCAACCCAGACAGCTATGGTAGGGGCAACCCAACTATGCCATCTGCATCTTGCAAACCTG CCCCCAAACCTATGCAAGATGGatggggaggtggaggtggaggtgaagaGCTAAACCTGTCGGGGGGTCAGTGGGATGCTGAGGAGGGAGACATGTGGAACAACACTGCCTCCCAGGAGAGCAACTCCTCCTGTAACTCTTGGGGCAATGCATCCAAAAAGGGCCCACAGAAG GGGAAGGTACCAGGGAAGCAGGAAGATACATGGATCATGAATCGTCTTATCAAACAGCTGACAGACATGGGCTTCCCT AGGGATCCAGCAGAAGAGGCTCTGAAGAGCAACAACATGAACCTGGACCAGGCTATGAGTGCCCTGCtggagaagaagacagagctGGACAAGCGGGGGATGGGGATGGCCGGCCATGACTACAACAACGGGCTCATCAACAAGCCCATGAGTTGCCCACGGCCTCCGCTTCTTTCCAAAGACCCTTCAGCAGACCCCCGATTGCCCTTCATGGATAAG ATGCAGAGTGGAATgtttggtggtggtggagcAGCACAAGCCCGGGCCATGCAGCAGCCGCCTCCTCAGCCGATTGTGCCACCTCTCAGCTCCTCTCAGCCTAATACACGTGCTCAAGTGCCTCAGTTTCTCTCCCCTCAG GTTCAAGCACAGCTCTTACAGTTTGCAGCAAAAAACATTGGTCTGAATCCTGCACTTTTAACCTCACCAATAAACCCTCAACATATGACCCTTCTGAATCAACTTTACCACCTGCAACTG GCATACCAGCGTTTACAAATTCAACAGCAGATGTTGCAGGCGCAGCGCAATGTTTCTGGCCCCATTCGACAACAAGAGCAGCAA GTTGCACGTGCAATCAATAACATGCAGCAGCAGATCCAACAGAACCAGCGTCAGCTGGCCCAGGCCCTGCTAATGAAGCAAcagcaaccccccccctcccattcTGGCCTGCATCCTGGTGGGGTCAAATCCTCTCTGGATTCATTTCCAGGTCACCCTCAGGCTCCAGGCCTCCCTGACCTGCAGACCAAAGAGCCGCAGTCATCTAACACCTACAGCCCCTACTCTCTCT CTGGACTGAATCcaaacatgaatgtaaactgCATGGATGTGGGAAGTCTGTCTATGAAGGACCACCCTCAGCCCCAATCGCGCCTGTCGCAGTGGACACACCCCAACTCCATCGAAAGCCTCTCTGGAACCTCTTCTCCTCTGGAGCCCAACCTGAACAAGCATG GTGCCAACCTGGGCCCTCCTGGTAAACCTCCTCAGCTGGAGGACTCTTACAGCCCCTACAACCTGATGTCCAGCTCAGAGTCTTCTACCAGCCCCCTGGTCCCCCCAGACAGCTGGGGGCAGGGAAAGAGCAGCAGTGACAAGATGACCAATGGGACCAATATCAACTGGCCACCAG AGTTCTGCCCTGGTGTACCATGGAAGGGCCTCCAGAATATCGACCCAGAGACTGACCCCAACATGACCCCTGGAAGTGTCCCGAGTGGGCCCACCATCAACACCAACATCCAAGATGTCAACCGCTACCTGCTGCGAGACAGAAGTGGAG GTAAACTGTCAGAGATGAAATCTACTTGGTCTCCGGGCCCCATTTCTCACAACCAGGCTTCTCTGTCCCACGAGCTGTGGAAGGTCCCACAAGGTCCCCGGAGCAGCAACACGGCCCCTTCCCGCCCCCCGCCTGGCCTCACAAACACCAAGCCTTCTTCAACCTGGGGGGGAAACTCTCTGGGTCTGGCCCAAGGCTGGAGCAGCTCTTACACCACAG CAGGTACCACATGGAGTACAGACAGCTCCACCAGGACCAGTAGTTGGCTGGTTCTGAGGAATCTTACTCCACAG ATTGATGGCTCAACGCTGCGTACGTTGTGCATGCAGCACGGCCCCCTTATCACATTTCACCTCAACCTGATACAGGGCAGTGCTGTGGTGCGCTACAGCTCCAAGGATGAAGCTGCCAAGGCTCAGAAGTCCCTTCACAT GTGCGTCCTTGGGAACACCACCATTCTGGCAGAGTTTGCCGGAGAGGAGGAAGTGAATCGCTTCTTTGCACAGGGCCAGTCGCTTGGCGGAACAACCAGCTGGCAGGCCGCTCCAGGCACCAATCAGACAAGGATGGGTGGGACCGGGTCTGGAGCCTCTCACCCAATTGGTCACTCACCCCActggaacaacaacaacagcagcagcagtagcagtggGCTGGGAGCAGGCGGAACAAAGACAGGCGGAGAGCTGCTGTGGGGTGGTGTGCAGCAGTATTCCAGCCTGTGGGGACCCCCGAGTGGAGAGGAGGGACGGGTCATGGGGAGTCCCACCCAAATCAATACGCTGCTGCCTGGGGACCTGCTGAGTGGGGAGTCCATGTAG